GCGGGGCGAGGGTGGCGCGGCGGAGAGAGTGCGGTGCGAGCGCTCGAGAGTGTGCCGCACGCGGAAGCGGGCGCACCAAATACATAGCGCGCGATGGCGGTTCGGACTGCGCACCCAACTCTATATGTCGCACGCGCGCTTATTGCGTGTCCGTTGGAGCCCCTCTGCCGGTTGCGCGCGCTAAAAATGGCAAATTTGTAGTGCGACGCTCATTTAGcgtggctgttggagatgctccgaATGTAGATTATTGCTTGGAACCAAGTGAGTTGGCACCGGAGGCAAGAATCCCATTATTAACAGTTAAACCTAGATTCAATGATTCCCCTTGTTGGAAGAACATTATGAAAGTGAAAGAGAAGGTAGTATATATTTAGCTGGCAGaaaaattgtactccctccattcacaaaaATGAAGGTGTGCATtggctcgagggaccagtggacggtTTTTGCGGTGAGCGGCGTCTCATGTCACGTATCGATTATGCAgagtctcggcggcgtggcgcagcaGGGTCTCGGGGACGGATGTATGATGATGGACGTGCGTAGAGAGGTGGCGTTGTCTGGTGCCGTGGTGGCATCGACGGCATGCCGGACAATGTCGATGTGTCAATACCTGTTCTgaagatggatcggtggaagacGGCGAAGGCTACATCCGAGAGTGCGTCGGACCGGTGTGTGTCTCACATTGGGCAATGGCTTGGTTGGGCATCCGGTTTTAGATGTTAGACCTTAGTGTGATGTATGTTTGGTTTCGGATCGGACAATTGGCACCCCTTCTcaagtggataggagtagcgacaaatgttgtcaagatgatggcttcagacTTACTGATGTATTATTTTATAAGGtctttatgaataattaataaaatggttgcatgcatcgtctagatgcagaggccgggggtcttcctcctttaaaaaaacaaaTATAAGATATTTTGCATATCGTCACCCTAACAAACCTCAATCTCTATCCACCACTGGGTCGATGGTACCGAGACTGTCTTGTGGTCGACGATAGAGATAACATTGAAAGGGGTTATGAAAAGACACAGATTTATGGGGCGATTTGCGAATGTTTCAAGACGTGTGGGCGGCGTGTGCCTATGGCGGAGGTCCTCGACGAAGAGCGAGCGGCAGCGCTAGGGTCGCCGTCGCGAGACCGGGCAGGCGCGCGTGCACGCGTCGTTCGTCTCCTACACACAGTGCACGattgggagaggagggaggaggcggtggtggccaAGCGGTGCGAAGGTGACCCGACATGGTGGGAGCTGCACAAGCAGCTCCTCTTAAATACACATTGTTGATATAATTGTGGTGGTTCTGTGCATTTTACTCTTAAATATACACTTTTGCTTGTGGTGTGACAGAAAAATATTATACTTTGTACCATGGTCATTTCCTCTTTTAATCATATCAATCAAGATTTATACTCCTCCGTTTCTaattataagtctttttagatactccactatgaactacatgtagatgcatatagacatatttttTAGTGCAGATTCATACATTTGTTttctatgtagtccatagtgaaatctctgaaACGAGTTATACTTATACTTAGGAATGGATTGAATGTGTTTTTTATTGTATGTAGGATTGAACACCaatctgttttttttttttgaagcacCAATCTGTTTTTTTTAGCAAACATCACTCTGTTCCAGCCCATCAGACAAAAAAAAAAGCTACCTCTGCGGGCTATGGGCCATCAATTCGGCGGGGTTGCTGGCGGGCTGTGACGATCCATTATCCTAGGCCCACGAGGCCTAAACCCAACCCCCAACTCCCCGAAATCCCCACCTAGAGCAGTTCTTCTTTCTCTGCAAGGCAAGCGGCGGCAGATTCAAGACGAGATACCTGGTCCAGAATCCAGATAcccacctttcttcttcctctgcaaGCCGGGGCAGATTCACCCACTCCGTACAGCAGTATTCCCTCGTCCCCCGCCGATCGGACTGGGAAAGCGAGAGCGAGATGCCGACGCTGACGAAGCTGTACAGCATGAAGGAGGCCGCCCTCCACAACACCCCCGACGACTGCTGGATTGTCGTGGACGGCAAGGTAGCGCCGCCGCTAGCGCCCCCCTCGTACCCCTCGCTGCCGATCTGGCTTCAGCAATAGTGCCCGTAACATCGGTAGGCTGGTTGGTAGGTAGGTAGGTAGGGTGTATGAACGCGCTTCGTCGTTGCTAGTTGGGCTTCGACCCCCGCCCTTAGCCTGTTCGACCGAATGCCTGGGAGATGCCGCGCTCGCTTTGTTGGTGAGAAGGCTGCAGAAATCGAGACCGGACGTCTCTGCGAGTGTCGTGGCCTGCTAGTCTAGGCACCAATACTGGGTGGTGGCAATGCAAGGTTTAATCCTCGTGGGACAGTTGTGCTGGGGTATCTTATTTGTGGAGGTTGCTTTCCTTTGTTGAAAGCAACCACAGCAGATGCCTCTGTTGACGGCTTTGAATCAAATAGAATTTGTGTCAGCAGACAGAGAATAGATACGCATTGCAGTACTTGGCAATATGTTCCACTACTCTGATTGTGTGGCGAGCTCATGCCCTGTTGATGAATACAATGCAGATTTATGATGTGACCGCGTATTTGGATGACCATCCTGGGGGTGCTGATGTTCTGCTTGCCGTGACTGGTACTACTTCTCGCCTCTTGTTTTCATGTTCTTGTTCAGCACATTTTATTTCCTCATAGGCTGTCTGCTCATACATGATAATCTGTTTCAAGGTATGGATGGCACCGACGAATTTGAAGATGCGGGCCACAGCAAGGATGCCAAGGAGTTAATGAAGGATTACTTCATTGGGGAGTTGGACTTGGACGAAGCACCTGACATGCCTGAGATGGAGGTTTTCAGGAAAGAGCAGGACAAGGACTTCGCCAGCAAGCTGGTGGATTACGCTGTGCAGTACTGGGCCATTCCGGTAGCAGCAGCCGGGATATCAGCCGTGGTTGCCATATTGTATGCACGGAGGAAGTGATGACTGGTTATAGGTTGATTGAAGAACCATTTTGGGGTAACAAACACATTTATAGCTGGTTATGGATGGAGAGATTATGTACTTCTGTCCAAAGGCGGAGACACTGTATTGAGCCCATAGGTACTTGATTCAAATATTTGTCTACAAAATTGGTGGTACTATTTTTATTAATATGTCATTCAATGGATGGATTCATTTCAAGACCTGAACCATGTGTGTGATGTAAACCCTCTTACTCCTTGAGGCAGCTTCTGGCACGGATTTCTTCCATGACATTACTGCTTCTATTTTTGTTATTTTCCTGGGACGAGCCACAGTACTGCTGTTTCTGGATATTGTGAattttcagtctctcacttgctccTGAATGACcctgaagacttttgtgtaacgtgTTCTTTTGTAACTTTCAAGATGCAAATTAGGATTTGTTGGCCCCTCCTTTCGAGTCGACATTTGTTGAAAGCTTCCCGTGCAAGCATTTCATCCATATGTTTTCCTAttcgtttttcttccccttgtgtcACCTCGCAAGGTGTAGATAGTTGGGCAGTAGACTTCAGAAAGATAGCAGGTAGCTTTTGCCGCCCCCTCTCTTGATATTTCTAAACTGGGGATGCTTCGCCATCATCACTAGGTAATAGTTGAAGAAATTTTATCATGTGCTACTGCTGTGCTTAGTAACCTAAGGACCTGGATTCGACACAACCTCTCTGCATTGCATTGTGCATGGTAAGGCTTGCCTTGTATAATCCTTCCCCGGGCCTCACCTGGTGTCGGAGCTTCTAGCACTTGGTCTGTCTTTTTTTTGTACTGCTTAGTAACCTGGAAATGTACACCTTACCTGATAGTGCAGAGGTGTCACTTGGAATGGATGGTGTTGCTTGAAGGCGGAGCAAAAACCAACATGTGGAAGGTGGTGCTGAGGTTCTCAACCTGGGGCTTGCTTGCAACTGCAACCGGCCAACAAACCAACAGCTACGGGTGAACCATCTCACTGATCCTTCCACTGCACTGCATCTTTGACTCATGGGTATATATGCCAGGCCATAGGCAGCATATGTCCACTGATCTCTGATACTCAGCAGAGGCAACACTGTGAAGCTTCCAAGCCCAAGCAATAGCATGGCTCCCTtcaacaatggcaggtcatgctTCG
Above is a window of Triticum dicoccoides isolate Atlit2015 ecotype Zavitan chromosome 5B, WEW_v2.0, whole genome shotgun sequence DNA encoding:
- the LOC119311851 gene encoding cytochrome b5-like: MPTLTKLYSMKEAALHNTPDDCWIVVDGKIYDVTAYLDDHPGGADVLLAVTGMDGTDEFEDAGHSKDAKELMKDYFIGELDLDEAPDMPEMEVFRKEQDKDFASKLVDYAVQYWAIPVAAAGISAVVAILYARRK